TTGCTTCACCGATAACTTCCAAATTGCGAATAACCGCATCAATGACGAGCTGATTATTTCTAAACTTTTCGAAATCCATTCCTTTTGTATATTCCTCAATTTTATCTATACATTTCAGAATGTCTTCTAAAAACATGATATATTTCTTTGTCATTGATAAATGACCTCGCTTAAAATCACTTCCTTTAATTGTGGTTTTAGTGCATTAACTGTTACAAGATCTACTTTCTTGCCTAATGTTTTTTCCAGAAAGTTTTTAAGCTCAACAAAATCCAGGCCAATCGGTTTTGAAAATTCAACCAGTATGTCAATATCACTCTTCCCCGTTTGTTCTCCACGTGCAAATGATCCAAAAACACCAATTTTTCTTACATTGTACTTTTCCTGGAGAATGGGTTTGATTAACTGGAGCCGATATTCAATGTTTTTATCAAGAGACATCATGATCACACCTTTCACACCCACCACTATTTTCTTTGTAATTATTATAGCAAAAAAGCGGCCTAAAAAGACCGCTGATAACACTCAATTGC
The Caldalkalibacillus uzonensis genome window above contains:
- a CDS encoding nucleotidyltransferase family protein, producing MLSAVFLGRFFAIIITKKIVVGVKGVIMMSLDKNIEYRLQLIKPILQEKYNVRKIGVFGSFARGEQTGKSDIDILVEFSKPIGLDFVELKNFLEKTLGKKVDLVTVNALKPQLKEVILSEVIYQ